The stretch of DNA CCATCATAACCCTCATACACtgtgaataaatgcaaaataaattggCGCCTTATCAAAAACTACCGGTATTTCGTTTcagctattgttttttttttttttttttttttctgcaacagTTTCAACCCCCTGGCCATAAGACTATTGAACTCTCAAAAATGAACTCCAAAACTGCTGCCAGAACTATTTTATtactttgaatttttatttatttatttatttatatttattgcaGATCTGTTTTGATTGTATGCACACAAAAGCAACGAAATTTTGCTCTAGTGCACTgttttttatgcatgtgtgcttgaatgacaataaagttatctatctatctatctagtgtCAACCTGAGGAGTTGGTTGGTGGCATGAAGCCCCCTGGGTGTTCCGCCATCCTCTCTGCTTAAAAGTGAATCATAGTTTATTGGTCGCTGCCTGGTTTCCATCAGAAATTTCTCTTTTCAGTCTGGTTTCATCCCTGACCACGTTAAACATGCTACTGTTCAGCCTctcctcaggaaaaaaaactctctgtCCAAACATTGCATGTCCGATCTGCTCAAAGTCTCACATGGCGTAAACTTCATCATCTTATCTCGGTTTTATCGTGATTGAGTTGCTTGAAGTGTTTGGCCGCTGGAGaatctcctctgtgttttgccGTTAAAAAGCCCACAGGATCACTCTGAGCTGGCCAAGTCGCGTCGCCTCGAGCCGCAAAACCTTCATCAGCTTCATCGCCGTCGTCATCATGAGCGTTGTTTTCATTCTGAAGACAAAAACCGTGTCCTGAGAGTTGTGattagtgatgatgatgatgtaagcCTCCAACTTATCATCATCTTTGCCATAATCATGTCCagattctgtgttttttagGTGTCCGAGGAGAGACTTTTTCTTTCTGATTTGCCACGTAACCCCTGTGCTGGAATCTGGAataaagactgtgtgtgtgtgtgtgtgtgtgtgtgtgtgtgtgtgtttcagtgttcagtgtggTGATTAAAGaggaggttccccctgagcagcaggagccagagcccccacacattaaagaggagcaggaggagctcaggaccaatcaggaggcagagcagcttcaacATATCAGCGAGTTGCCGTTCCCTGCTGAGgctgtgaagagtgaggatgagtGTGAGTTGTTGTGTTTCCCCTGTAAACttcagaacaaataaaaaaaaaggtgcaagaCGCCATGATTCAGCTTCTAAAAAGTGTGTGACCTCTTGTCATCCCAGCAATATTCACACACAGGAGCTTATTAGCTTATAGCCACTCAAAGGCCATAGCACCACCTACTGGTgaaaacaccacacacattaAATGGCTGCTAGGTTGGGTTGCAAAGATAGCAATTATTTATCTCCTTTGAAAAACGTGTTCTCGCTACTTCCACTcgctctcttcattcactgtctagcttgctGCTCTCTCCCTGGCTCTCTCTTTGGACGCTGCTGGGCCAATCAgactcattttctctttttcctgttgtggcaggatgttgttgtttttttctgtgggttGGTGTGGGGGTTATAAAACACACCGCTGATGAAGAAATTCAACAGAACACAGGGCAGACACATGcaagagaaaaactgtaaaatgtgtaaaaagtgtcagaggctggtgtaatctgtcaacaaggcggggttaaaataggttacaGAGCCTGATGTTTCACAGCTGTACACAGTGACATGTAAAACACACGttactgttttcatttgtcagcAGACTCTTTACCTAATGGTCCAGAATACAAGTATATAGTAGAATATAGTATAGTAGTGTATAGAAGTATACAACTTTCAAGCCTGGTTTTgcttgcttttattgttttttactgtttttttttttttttttttttttttttttttttttttgctcattttactgtaaagcactttggaagcCATTGGCTGTTTTacatgtgctatataaataaagctgacattgacattggttttcctttgtgtgtgtgtgtgtgtgtttcagtgttcagtgtggTGATTAAAGaggaggttccccctgagcagcaggagccagagcccccacacattaaagaggagcaggaggagctctggaccaatcaggaggcagagcagcttcaacATATCAGCGAGTTCCAGGTCACTGCTGTGgctgtgaagagtgaggatgatgaagacgaGGCTCCGTGCTCACAGCCTCATCAAGAAGctgaacagatgaaaacagacgCTGATGGAGAGGAACCGGCCAGGAACTCAGATCCAGCTGCTGATTTCCAAGCAGCCGGTGACGAGCAGCTCCTCTGCTTGGACTCTGAACCTGAGACCGATGACAGCGAGGACGAACGGGAGGAGACCAGAAAACCTCAGTCAGgttcaaacacaccaaacagatCTGAACTGGGAGAGGAAccatggagctgctctgttCGTGGTGCAAGCTCCAAACAAAAAGGAGACTTGAACGGACACCTGGTGCTTCACAAGAGAGAaaaaccattcagctgctccGTCTGCGGTAAAAGTTTTATACAGAAAAGTGTcttaaacagacacatgagaatccacacaggagagaaaccagtCAGCTGCTCCATCTGTGGCAAAAACTTCATCCAGAAAAGCGACTTAAACAttcacatgagagtccacacgGGGGAGAAGCCAGttagctgctcagtctgtggtaaGAACTTCATACAGAAGAGCGActtaaacagacacatgagaatccacacggGAGAGAAACCGTTCGGCTGCTCGGTCTGCGGCAAAAGTTTTGTACAGAAGGTCAACTTGGACAgtcacatgagaatccacacgggagagaaaccgttcagcTGCTCCATCTGCGCCAAGAGTTACAAAGAGAAAAccaaattaaacaaacacatgagagtGCACACGGCAGAGAAACCGTTCGGCTGCCCCGTCTGCGCTAAAAGCTACAAAGAGAAAAgtaatttaaacaaacacatgagagtccacacgGCAGAGAGAGCGTCcagctgctcagtgtgtggGAAACgcttcacacagaaaaatgaattcaaCATTCACATGCGAGgccacagaggacagagagcagcaggtggagctgcagagctgctggtttCAGCTGAACTGATCAACAGTAACAGAACAATAAATTAGAGACAAGATACTCCATCTCTAAATGTTGAGGTTAGAGATGCAGCCCTCATCTTGTGTaaacccaatttcccctcggagATCAATAaactttctgattctgattctgattctgattctgattctgattctgtgtCCGTGCTCGTGTTGCTTACGTTCGGCTCAAATTCAGGTTTCTGTTTCCGTGTCAGTTTGATTCTCTGTCTGTAAGGTGATGTTGTTCTTGGCTTTAACTTGGCTTTAAATTATGACACACAGCAGAGTTTGTTGTTGTATACAGCAAGGTCCAAAtgcccatatacattgagaggtacaagtcccccccaatgttcaggcactccaaaaatgtcccccccaaaaatattgatggaatatattagcaattcaatgttcaggcattcccaaaatgtctgtcccacccaatgctgaaatggtggttttggccctggtATACAGCTCTGTTTCCTGAATTATTGATGACAAGCAAACACCAGAATATTGTGTatattaatatgtattttccTAAAGCGAGGTCTACAGGGCAGTGCTTGAACTTGGGGTTTTCCCCTAGAAAGGATCTTGCTGAGGTCCATCAGGTCCGTTATCATAATCTTGAAGTCATGACACTACGTTTAGAGTTTGCTTTGTGTTGCATCCAGTTAATTCAAAAACAGTGTGCAAGTGTTTGGTAGTTTTAGCATGCTTGATAGTCCCTGCTTCCTCCTAACCCTTAGATTATAACCCCCATCTCAATTCCAGAAAAGTCTTTAAACGTTCACTTGCATCGagttatttttagtttaatACATTATCTGTGCTGTTTGAAGTTCAGTGTTTACTCCATCTACGTGaaactgcacctgtgcaccaaccTCACGTCGACCAGACAACATTAATTTAGTTTTGTTCAAATTTAATTACAGTTTGTTGCTATCAAgccatatttttaattttcacatttctgaATTGATCGCCTTTAGCAGTTGATCAAAGTTGTccccaaacagaaaatatttgtgTCACTGGCAAACAAAACTAGCTTCAAAACCTTCAATATGTGACATAAGTCATtgatgtgcaaaataaatagtTTAGGACCCAACAGTGACCCCTGGGGGACACCACAAGCAATGCTCAGACATGATGAAGTGCAGTCACCCAACTTCACAAGCTGGTACTCAAATAACTTTTCCCCCACTTTAATACTATTCCCTTCATGCTCTACTGTTCCAATTTATTGATCAAAATGTCATGATTGATGGTgtcttttgatgtttttaagaTCAATGAATACCCCCACCACCTGCCTTTTATGATTTATAGAGTTTGTCATTTCTTCAGCTGAATCAGTTGTTGCCAGCTCTGTTGacctgtgactgactgactgactgactgactgactgactaccTGTGAGTAatttgtgtttattgatgaATTTGTCCAATCATTCGCTGAAGAGTTTTTCTAGAATTTTGGGGAATTGTGGAGGTAAAGAGACAGGTAGTGTTGTATTAGGTAGAGACAGAGGTGTGACTTCTTGCTGCTTTCATTTATTTGGAAATTTACCAGTTTGGAATGACAAGCTGCAGGGGGGCATGgtgaggtgggggtggaggaggaggaggaggaggaggaggaggagatgcagaagaagaagaagaggaagaaagtgttCCTCCCggccagggttgccaagtccgcgttttttccgccaaattgggctactttttaagtgttgccgcagGTAACACATTTTGTCCGCgagttgggcttgggcagacctgtggcatacagatgatgaataatgcctatgaataaagattcatattttgaatgactaatgaaatctgcttccacgagtttgagcccaccagagagatgctggcctcGTTCAgtacagttctgtatgacagggaccagggcgaggAATCTCAACATGTcgaaaaagaaactggacaacgcgttctttttttttttttttttatgttggagacagccagcagtttaacaggtgagctgaaatgattttcaattgcctttaatgtttatggtgttatagatattatagtgcattttgcaattatagcaatgctgtttgACTCTAAAAGCAACacatatggatttttatggcaatattttgagttctggtatttggctgatttttgggccgtttttatacccggttgggcgggttttgagctgcttttgtctcacagacctggcaaccctgctccCGGCCggcagggggcagcagggttgccaggtccgctttttttccgccaaattgggctactttttaagagtagccgcgggtaacaaattttgtccgcgggttgggcttgggcagacatgaataaagattcatattttgaatgactaatgtttATAcgcaaatcctgtcaaactgactccgggccagatcagcatataaactatgctccacagctgaagtaaggtatcccatattatattttaagttctgatatactgtaaattaaataggtgaaagaactgttttgggaaattgcctttaatgtttatggtgttattttatagatattatagtgcattttgcaattatagcaatgctgttggacttggACTGTTGTTGGAAGCAACATAGcctatatggatttttatgggcatattttgagttctggtattgggctgatttttgggccctttttataccgggttgggcgggttttgggctggctttgagttgctgtttggctgcttttgtctcacagacctggcaaccctgctccCGGCCGGCAGGGGGCAGCAGCccagtgagtcagtgtgtgtgagtagtgATGGGAAAATGAAGCTTCCTGAAGCAATGAGGCTTTCCAGCCCATTGCTTTGCCCTAAGGTTCGCTACTCGAAGCTTCATTCAGTGCTCACTAGCCCCATCTGCTGCTAGAGTTAAACTATGACAGCCAAGTCATTTAAATAGATTTCAAATGTTATCACAATGACGAGTGCGATtaagcagtgacagaaaatgaatggatggatgttaTCAAAATATAGAATAGTGTTTAATCGctgcacaataataataaagtctaTAGTGTTTTATATAACCCTGCTCTCCCTTTTTATTCCTAAACATTTTCTATGCCTTCTTTcccattttggtttgtgcttttcatggccatcagtgtttattatttattgaacacattAGGTGTTGTGTGTTGGAAGTGCAGTGCTTAGGTGACACAGTATGTTCggaggggggcagggaggggagagggtaatcattatatattgtattataatacaaaccaaatttccccctggggacaaataaagtatgattgattgattgaaactGTGCTACGAACGCGCGAACCAAAATACCACCTACTACAACCCACAAAGCGTCACGGTTTTGtcgtgcttttattttgaaaaacgaCACGCAAAATGAACCAGTCACGTCACCTGTGTAATGCGAGGCCTCGTTTGTAATTCGTCACGTGGTTTTCAGCAAACCGATGCAAGCCTCGAAGCGGGGCTTCGTCAGACACGCCTCCTTCATTCTCGGTACACGCCTCGAAGCTTTGCTTCAAACGTCCCATCACTATGTGTGAGCTGGATGTTTACCTGTAAGAGCGGCCGCTGCTGCAGAGGGAAGGTGAGTTTAGCTGCCTCT from Myripristis murdjan chromosome 9, fMyrMur1.1, whole genome shotgun sequence encodes:
- the LOC115364870 gene encoding zinc finger protein OZF-like, with the translated sequence MELQPALQLIRSKELPSVFSVVIKEEVPPEQQEPEPPHIKEEQEELRTNQEAEQLQHISELPFPAEAVKSEDELFSVVIKEEVPPEQQEPEPPHIKEEQEELWTNQEAEQLQHISEFQVTAVAVKSEDDEDEAPCSQPHQEAEQMKTDADGEEPARNSDPAADFQAAGDEQLLCLDSEPETDDSEDEREETRKPQSGSNTPNRSELGEEPWSCSVRGASSKQKGDLNGHLVLHKREKPFSCSVCGKSFIQKSVLNRHMRIHTGEKPVSCSICGKNFIQKSDLNIHMRVHTGEKPVSCSVCGKNFIQKSDLNRHMRIHTGEKPFGCSVCGKSFVQKVNLDSHMRIHTGEKPFSCSICAKSYKEKTKLNKHMRVHTAEKPFGCPVCAKSYKEKSNLNKHMRVHTAERASSCSVCGKRFTQKNEFNIHMRGHRGQRAAGGAAELLVSAELINSNRTIN